GTCGACGCGGCGGGAACCGACGAGGAGTAGCTCGAGACGTCGGTGCCGATACCGGCGAGCCGTCAGTCGGCGGGAATCTCCTGGGCCGACGACCACTCGAGTATCGGCTCGAGCGCCGCCCGGAGTTCGTGGCCGCGCTCGGTCAGTTCGTACTCGACGCGCGGGGGGATCTCGTCGTACTGTGTCCGCGTCGCCAGCCCGTCGTCGACGAGTTCGTGCAGCCTGCTCGAGAGCGTCGAGCTGCTCGCGTCCGGGAGGTGCGTCTCGAGCGTTGCGAACCGCATCGGCCCGTGCGCGTCGATGACGCTGATCGT
This genomic window from Natronococcus occultus SP4 contains:
- a CDS encoding winged helix-turn-helix transcriptional regulator, producing MTATECGCGCDEPEVAYYDPLVDTLGILANKYALETISVIDAHGPMRFATLETHLPDASSSTLSSRLHELVDDGLATRTQYDEIPPRVEYELTERGHELRAALEPILEWSSAQEIPAD